A genomic region of Azospirillum sp. TSH58 contains the following coding sequences:
- a CDS encoding branched-chain amino acid ABC transporter permease, translated as MVQFFSDVLIRTVDLALIAVGLSCVYSLIRFPNIALVQYAVAGSFLALLLQGTGLPLPVAGLLACLLVGGLAVLLNVTVFERLLASGSAIAMVGSLAVTMILSAVFLVVFGPDSRRFDLNSHPVIRVLDARLTVHQLTAVGLTAGAVIVLALLLFRTTLGRSMRATATNRVLAAATGIDARLITNTVVFLSGVLAALGGIGLALKGEMNIQLGMDVLLPVFAAAILGGLGNTLGAVAGAVIIATAETLVTNVNLGPLVGEPLLFLPASYATAMSFLILVAALLVRPHGLFVSEVKRV; from the coding sequence ATGGTACAATTCTTTTCCGACGTCCTCATCCGGACCGTCGATCTCGCCCTCATCGCGGTGGGGCTGAGCTGCGTCTACTCCCTCATCCGCTTCCCCAACATCGCGCTCGTCCAATACGCGGTCGCCGGGTCCTTCCTGGCGCTGCTGCTGCAAGGCACCGGGTTGCCGCTGCCGGTGGCCGGGCTGCTCGCCTGCCTGCTGGTCGGCGGCCTCGCCGTGCTGCTGAACGTGACGGTGTTCGAACGGCTGCTCGCCTCCGGCTCGGCCATCGCCATGGTTGGATCGCTGGCCGTCACGATGATCCTGTCGGCAGTCTTCCTGGTGGTCTTCGGGCCGGACTCCCGTCGTTTCGACCTGAACAGCCACCCGGTCATCCGTGTTCTGGACGCCCGGCTGACGGTTCACCAGCTCACCGCCGTCGGACTGACCGCCGGGGCCGTGATCGTTCTGGCGCTGCTGCTGTTCCGCACCACGCTGGGCCGCTCCATGCGGGCGACGGCGACCAACCGGGTGCTGGCCGCCGCCACCGGAATCGACGCGCGCCTCATCACCAACACGGTGGTCTTCCTCAGCGGCGTCCTGGCCGCGCTGGGCGGCATCGGGCTGGCGCTGAAGGGCGAGATGAACATCCAGCTCGGCATGGACGTGCTGCTGCCGGTCTTCGCCGCGGCCATCCTGGGGGGTCTGGGCAACACGCTGGGCGCGGTGGCCGGGGCGGTCATCATCGCCACGGCGGAGACGCTGGTCACCAACGTCAACCTCGGCCCGCTGGTGGGAGAGCCGCTTCTGTTCCTGCCGGCCAGCTACGCCACGGCGATGTCCTTCCTGATCCTGGTCGCCGCCCTGCTGGTCCGCCCCCACGGCCTGTTCGTCAGCGAGGTGAAGCGTGTTTGA